From Streptomyces fungicidicus, one genomic window encodes:
- the ahcY gene encoding adenosylhomocysteinase: MTTVENRQDFKVADLSLAEFGRKEITLAEHEMPGLMAIRKEFSDAQPLAGARVTGSLHMTVQTAVLIETLVALGAEVRWASCNIFSTQDHAAAAIAVGPNGTPDNPQGVPVFAWKGETLEEYWWCTEQALTWPDSPTGGPNMILDDGGDATLLVHKGVEYEKDGKVPSVDTAENDEHRVILELLNRTITDGSQKWTQLASEIRGVTEETTTGVHRLYEMQRDGALLFPAINVNDAVTKSKFDNKYGCRHSLVDGINRATDTLIGGKTAVVFGYGDVGKGCAESLRGQGARVIVTEIDPICALQAAMDGYQVTTLDEVVDKADIFITTTGNKDIIMAADMAKMKHQAIVGNIGHFDNEIDMAGLAKIPGIVKDEIKPQVHTWAFPDGKKIIVLSEGRLLNLGNATGHPSFVMSNSFADQTLAQIELFTKPDEYPTGVYVLPKHLDEKVAALHLDALGVKLTKLRPEQAEYIGVQVEGPFKSDHYRY, from the coding sequence ATGACGACTGTCGAGAACCGACAGGACTTCAAGGTCGCCGACCTCTCCCTGGCCGAGTTCGGCCGCAAGGAGATCACCCTCGCCGAGCACGAGATGCCCGGCCTGATGGCCATCCGCAAGGAGTTCTCCGACGCCCAGCCGCTGGCCGGCGCCCGCGTCACCGGCTCCCTGCACATGACCGTGCAGACCGCCGTCCTCATCGAGACCCTGGTCGCCCTCGGCGCCGAGGTCCGCTGGGCGTCCTGCAACATCTTCTCCACCCAGGACCACGCCGCGGCCGCCATCGCCGTCGGCCCGAACGGCACGCCCGACAACCCGCAGGGCGTCCCGGTCTTCGCCTGGAAGGGCGAGACCCTGGAGGAGTACTGGTGGTGCACGGAGCAGGCGCTGACCTGGCCGGACAGCCCCACCGGCGGCCCCAACATGATCCTCGACGACGGCGGTGACGCCACCCTCCTCGTCCACAAGGGCGTCGAGTACGAGAAGGACGGCAAGGTCCCCTCGGTCGACACCGCCGAGAACGACGAGCACCGCGTCATCCTCGAACTGCTCAACCGCACCATCACCGACGGCTCGCAGAAGTGGACCCAGCTGGCGTCCGAGATCCGCGGTGTCACCGAGGAGACCACCACGGGCGTCCACCGCCTGTACGAGATGCAGCGCGACGGCGCCCTCCTCTTCCCGGCGATCAACGTCAACGACGCCGTCACCAAGTCGAAGTTCGACAACAAGTACGGCTGCCGCCACTCCCTGGTCGACGGCATCAACCGCGCCACCGACACCCTGATCGGCGGCAAGACCGCGGTCGTGTTCGGCTACGGCGACGTGGGCAAGGGCTGCGCGGAGTCCCTGCGCGGCCAGGGCGCCCGTGTCATCGTCACCGAGATCGACCCGATCTGCGCCCTGCAGGCCGCGATGGACGGCTACCAGGTCACGACGCTCGACGAGGTCGTCGACAAGGCCGACATCTTCATCACCACGACCGGCAACAAGGACATCATCATGGCCGCCGACATGGCCAAGATGAAGCACCAGGCCATCGTCGGGAACATCGGTCACTTCGACAACGAGATCGACATGGCCGGCCTCGCCAAGATCCCCGGCATCGTCAAGGACGAGATCAAGCCGCAGGTCCACACCTGGGCCTTCCCCGACGGCAAGAAGATCATCGTCCTCTCCGAGGGCCGCCTGCTGAACCTGGGCAACGCCACCGGCCACCCGTCGTTCGTGATGTCCAACTCCTTCGCGGACCAGACCCTGGCCCAGATCGAGCTGTTCACCAAGCCCGACGAGTACCCGACCGGCGTCTACGTGCTGCCCAAGCACCTCGACGAGAAGGTCGCCGCCCTTCACCTCGACGCGCTCGGCGTGAAGCTGACCAAGCTCCGCCCCGAGCAGGCCGAGTACATCGGCGTGCAGGTCGAGGGCCCGTTCAAGTCGGACCACTACCGCTACTGA